In Nymphaea colorata isolate Beijing-Zhang1983 chromosome 5, ASM883128v2, whole genome shotgun sequence, one genomic interval encodes:
- the LOC116253976 gene encoding probable protein phosphatase 2C 1 isoform X2, translated as MAARSAISLFHPHLPQLSSKPRASHLALSSSSSISQTNKSEVSFCAGTHLIPHPRKVEKGGEDAFFVGSYNGGVLAIADGVSGWAERDINPALFPQELMANISTLLENNEVDNDPKLLMQKAHAATLSTGSATLIVAMLEKSGILRIANVGDCGLRIIRKGKVIFSTTPQEHYFDCPFQLSSEIVGQTYEDAVVSNVEVMEGDTIVMGSDGLFDNVFDHEIVSVTSTHKDASEAALASLANKHSIDVEFDSPYAKEARDQGFDVSIWQKLLGRKLTGGKLDDITVIVGQVVSSFE; from the exons ATGGCCGCGAGGTCTGCCATTTCTCTCTTCCATCCGCACCTCCCGCAGCTATCCTCGAAGCCGAGGGCCTCTCATCTTGccctctcatcttcttcatccaTTTCACAAACAAACAA GTCCGAGGTATCTTTTTGTGCTGGAACACATCTAATCCCACACCCTAGAAAG GTTGAGAAAGGAGGAGAAGATGCCTTTTTTGTGGGCAGCTATAATGGAGGAGTGCTTGCTATTGCTGATGGTGTTTCTGG GTGGGCTGAGAGAGATATAAATCCTGCATTATTTCCTCAAGAATTAATGGCTAATATTTCAACTCTTCTTGAGAATAATGAG GTCGATAATGATCCCAAACTGCTTATGCAAAAAGCTCATGCTGCTACATTGTCTACAGGTTCTGCTACTCT AATTGTTGCTATGCTAGAGAAGAGTGGAATTCTTAGGATTGCAAATGTTGGAGATTGTGGTCTCAGGATCATACGGAAAG GGAAAGTGATCTTTTCAACAACTCCTCAGGAGCATTATTTTGATTGTCCATTCCAGTTGAGTTCTGAGATTGTTGGACAAACTTATGAAGATGCTGTG GTCAGTAATGTGGAAGTGATGGAAGGAGACACCATTGTTATGGGCTCAGATGGACTTTTTGACAATGTTTTTGATCATGAAATTGTATCAGTAACTTCTACACATAAAGATGCTTCAGAGGCTG CTCTGGCCAGCCTAGCTAACAAGCATTCAATAGATGTTGAATTTGACTCACCTTATGCTAAGGAGGCCCGGGATCAG GGCTTTGATGTTTCCATATGGCAGAAACTTCTAGGAAGGAAACTAACAG GAGGCAAATTAGATGACATCACTGTCATTGTCGGACAGGTTGTAAGCTCATTTGAATAA
- the LOC116254883 gene encoding uncharacterized protein LOC116254883 isoform X2, with the protein MADAAAILAGDEGIESVSHDGLKFWQFMVAGSIAGSVEHMAMFPIDTLKTRMQVLASGCGGSVGQALRSVVKVEGALGLYRGIGAMGLGAGPAHAVYFSVYERCKSLLGGNLPGHHPFAHAVAGVAATVASDAVFTPMDVVKQRLQLKSSPYRGVVDCISRIMREEGLKGFYASYKTTVVMNAPFTAVHFTTYEAAKRALMEVSPGGVSEERLLVHVTAGVAAGALAGVVTTPLDVVKTRLQCQIIASPGCLWMR; encoded by the coding sequence ATGGCCGACGCCGCTGCTATTCTTGCCGGCGACGAAGGCATCGAGAGCGTCTCTCACGATGGTCTGAAGTTCTGGCAATTCATGGTTGCCGGGTCGATCGCTGGCTCCGTCGAGCACATGGCCATGTTTCCGATTGACACTCTGAAGACTCGGATGCAGGTGCTTGCTTCCGGTTGTGGCGGCTCAGTCGGCCAGGCGCTCCGATCCGTCGTGAAGGTGGAAGGCGCCCTCGGTCTGTACCGCGGGATCGGCGCCATGGGCCTTGGCGCCGGCCCTGCCCACGCCGTGTACTTCTCCGTCTATGAGAGGTGCAAGTCGTTGCTTGGCGGCAATTTGCCCGGCCACCATCCCTTTGCCCATGCTGTCGCCGGTGTCGCCGCTACCGTCGCGAGCGATGCGGTCTTCACCCCCATGGATGTGGTGAAGCAGCGGCTACAGCTCAAGAGCAGCCCTTACAGGGGAGTGGTGGACTGCATCAGCAGGATAATGAGGGAAGAAGGTCTTAAGGGATTCTATGCTTCGTATAAAACCACCGTTGTCATGAACGCCCCTTTTACCGCCGTCCATTTCACGACCTATGAAGCTGCCAAGAGGGCGCTCATGGAGGTTAGCCCAGGCGGTGTGAGCGAGGAGCGGCTCCTCGTTCATGTGACTGCAGGGGTGGCAGCCGGAGCTCTCGCAGGCGTCGTCACCACTCCATTGGATGTTGTTAAGACTCGATTACAGTGTCAG
- the LOC116253976 gene encoding probable protein phosphatase 2C 1 isoform X1, translated as MAARSAISLFHPHLPQLSSKPRASHLALSSSSSISQTNKSEVSFCAGTHLIPHPRKVEKGGEDAFFVGSYNGGVLAIADGVSGWAERDINPALFPQELMANISTLLENNEVDNDPKLLMQKAHAATLSTGSATLIVAMLEKSGILRIANVGDCGLRIIRKGKVIFSTTPQEHYFDCPFQLSSEIVGQTYEDAVVSNVEVMEGDTIVMGSDGLFDNVFDHEIVSVTSTHKDASEAATALASLANKHSIDVEFDSPYAKEARDQGFDVSIWQKLLGRKLTGGKLDDITVIVGQVVSSFE; from the exons ATGGCCGCGAGGTCTGCCATTTCTCTCTTCCATCCGCACCTCCCGCAGCTATCCTCGAAGCCGAGGGCCTCTCATCTTGccctctcatcttcttcatccaTTTCACAAACAAACAA GTCCGAGGTATCTTTTTGTGCTGGAACACATCTAATCCCACACCCTAGAAAG GTTGAGAAAGGAGGAGAAGATGCCTTTTTTGTGGGCAGCTATAATGGAGGAGTGCTTGCTATTGCTGATGGTGTTTCTGG GTGGGCTGAGAGAGATATAAATCCTGCATTATTTCCTCAAGAATTAATGGCTAATATTTCAACTCTTCTTGAGAATAATGAG GTCGATAATGATCCCAAACTGCTTATGCAAAAAGCTCATGCTGCTACATTGTCTACAGGTTCTGCTACTCT AATTGTTGCTATGCTAGAGAAGAGTGGAATTCTTAGGATTGCAAATGTTGGAGATTGTGGTCTCAGGATCATACGGAAAG GGAAAGTGATCTTTTCAACAACTCCTCAGGAGCATTATTTTGATTGTCCATTCCAGTTGAGTTCTGAGATTGTTGGACAAACTTATGAAGATGCTGTG GTCAGTAATGTGGAAGTGATGGAAGGAGACACCATTGTTATGGGCTCAGATGGACTTTTTGACAATGTTTTTGATCATGAAATTGTATCAGTAACTTCTACACATAAAGATGCTTCAGAGGCTG CAACAGCTCTGGCCAGCCTAGCTAACAAGCATTCAATAGATGTTGAATTTGACTCACCTTATGCTAAGGAGGCCCGGGATCAG GGCTTTGATGTTTCCATATGGCAGAAACTTCTAGGAAGGAAACTAACAG GAGGCAAATTAGATGACATCACTGTCATTGTCGGACAGGTTGTAAGCTCATTTGAATAA
- the LOC116253976 gene encoding probable protein phosphatase 2C 26 isoform X3, translating into MAARSAISLFHPHLPQLSSKPRASHLALSSSSSISQTNKSEVSFCAGTHLIPHPRKVEKGGEDAFFVGSYNGGVLAIADGVSGIVAMLEKSGILRIANVGDCGLRIIRKGKVIFSTTPQEHYFDCPFQLSSEIVGQTYEDAVVSNVEVMEGDTIVMGSDGLFDNVFDHEIVSVTSTHKDASEAATALASLANKHSIDVEFDSPYAKEARDQGFDVSIWQKLLGRKLTGGKLDDITVIVGQVVSSFE; encoded by the exons ATGGCCGCGAGGTCTGCCATTTCTCTCTTCCATCCGCACCTCCCGCAGCTATCCTCGAAGCCGAGGGCCTCTCATCTTGccctctcatcttcttcatccaTTTCACAAACAAACAA GTCCGAGGTATCTTTTTGTGCTGGAACACATCTAATCCCACACCCTAGAAAG GTTGAGAAAGGAGGAGAAGATGCCTTTTTTGTGGGCAGCTATAATGGAGGAGTGCTTGCTATTGCTGATGGTGTTTCTGG AATTGTTGCTATGCTAGAGAAGAGTGGAATTCTTAGGATTGCAAATGTTGGAGATTGTGGTCTCAGGATCATACGGAAAG GGAAAGTGATCTTTTCAACAACTCCTCAGGAGCATTATTTTGATTGTCCATTCCAGTTGAGTTCTGAGATTGTTGGACAAACTTATGAAGATGCTGTG GTCAGTAATGTGGAAGTGATGGAAGGAGACACCATTGTTATGGGCTCAGATGGACTTTTTGACAATGTTTTTGATCATGAAATTGTATCAGTAACTTCTACACATAAAGATGCTTCAGAGGCTG CAACAGCTCTGGCCAGCCTAGCTAACAAGCATTCAATAGATGTTGAATTTGACTCACCTTATGCTAAGGAGGCCCGGGATCAG GGCTTTGATGTTTCCATATGGCAGAAACTTCTAGGAAGGAAACTAACAG GAGGCAAATTAGATGACATCACTGTCATTGTCGGACAGGTTGTAAGCTCATTTGAATAA